A genomic window from Leptospira bandrabouensis includes:
- a CDS encoding dihydrolipoyl dehydrogenase has product MKEYDIIVIGAGAGTKLVTPPSKIGKCVAVFEKETPGGTCLNRGCIPSKMVIYPSELIRMAEDTEKFPVFFKEKPVADVTQIFKRVNATVKSDSDSIPIAYEKNPNIDYYPKQVRFIDNRVLTDGKETYTAKHIFIVTGTRPNIPDIPGLKNTPFWTSREALSPDKFPKSLIIIGAGFISLELGAAYKAYGCEVTGLTRTDVLRTADGEIKKELNKHLPFPIESHYQIEKIEFKDGIFTVTGKSVEGKTSIHSAERLLVATGIRPNTDDLELEHTKIKTNESGYIQVNDHLETTEPGIYAFGDVIGRYFFRHSANFEGEYLFELLYGKKENQPIQYPPMPEAVFTHPQIASVGFTEEELLEKQIPYYKGVNPYSSSATGMARMSDSGFVKVLVSKETEQVLGAHIIGEEAANLIHQILLGMYLKAKLEDYLGMIYIHPAISEITRNAFRKVKEEKLKGAT; this is encoded by the coding sequence ATGAAAGAATATGACATCATTGTCATTGGTGCGGGTGCAGGCACAAAACTTGTGACCCCACCTTCCAAAATCGGCAAATGTGTGGCTGTTTTTGAAAAGGAAACTCCGGGAGGAACCTGCCTCAATCGGGGTTGTATTCCTTCCAAAATGGTGATTTATCCTTCCGAACTCATTCGTATGGCAGAGGATACGGAAAAGTTCCCTGTTTTTTTTAAGGAAAAACCTGTAGCCGACGTCACTCAAATTTTCAAACGGGTGAACGCCACGGTAAAGTCAGACTCCGATTCCATTCCCATCGCTTATGAAAAAAATCCGAACATAGATTATTATCCCAAACAAGTTCGATTTATTGACAATCGCGTCCTTACGGACGGAAAAGAAACTTATACCGCCAAACATATTTTTATTGTTACCGGTACAAGACCCAATATCCCAGATATCCCGGGACTAAAAAATACTCCCTTTTGGACATCCAGAGAAGCTCTCTCTCCAGACAAATTCCCAAAATCACTGATCATCATTGGTGCTGGATTTATTTCTTTGGAACTAGGTGCCGCCTATAAAGCCTATGGTTGTGAAGTTACAGGACTAACTCGAACCGATGTTTTGCGAACTGCCGACGGAGAAATCAAAAAAGAATTAAACAAACATTTACCATTTCCTATCGAATCTCATTATCAAATTGAAAAAATAGAATTCAAAGATGGCATTTTTACCGTAACAGGAAAATCTGTAGAGGGAAAAACATCCATCCATTCCGCAGAACGTCTCCTTGTGGCCACAGGAATTCGACCCAATACGGATGACCTAGAACTCGAACATACAAAAATCAAAACAAATGAAAGTGGATACATCCAGGTGAATGACCACTTAGAAACCACAGAACCAGGAATTTACGCTTTTGGAGATGTGATCGGTAGGTATTTTTTTCGCCATAGTGCCAACTTTGAAGGAGAATATCTTTTCGAACTATTGTATGGAAAAAAAGAAAACCAACCCATCCAATACCCTCCCATGCCTGAAGCTGTATTCACACACCCACAAATTGCCAGTGTAGGTTTTACAGAAGAGGAACTCCTTGAGAAACAAATTCCCTATTACAAAGGTGTAAACCCTTATTCGTCCAGTGCCACAGGAATGGCAAGAATGTCCGATTCAGGATTTGTGAAAGTCCTTGTGTCAAAGGAAACAGAACAGGTGCTAGGTGCTCATATCATAGGTGAGGAAGCAGCAAACCTCATCCACCAAATTCTACTGGGAATGTATTTAAAAGCTAAACTGGAGGATTATTTGGGAATGATTTATATCCATCCTGCCATTTCTGAAATTACACGAAACGCATTTAGAAAAGTAAAAGAAGAAAAACTAAAAGGTGCTACATGA
- a CDS encoding endonuclease, whose protein sequence is MHYAYFTVFLFCLVSFILFAQSEEKEEIKESFHREFDFQKAKRVLKRFYKKVGTDFYCGCSFTEDKENFGRLKIDFSSCGLESRKDHNRQTWIEWEHIVPAHSFGNTRECWTKKNCEANGKPVRGRKCCRATDPEFNRMEADMHNIVPVPGEINADRGIFSYGEIEGEERNYGLCDFEINFKGQTAEPKPNIRGDIARTYFYMEWKYGIPVPENRKKLYESWNQLDPPDTFEIRKNEIIEKIQKVKNPFID, encoded by the coding sequence ATCCACTACGCATATTTCACAGTTTTTCTTTTTTGTTTGGTTAGTTTTATACTTTTTGCCCAATCAGAAGAAAAAGAAGAAATAAAAGAATCTTTTCATAGAGAGTTTGATTTCCAAAAAGCCAAACGAGTCCTCAAACGTTTTTACAAAAAAGTGGGAACAGATTTCTATTGTGGTTGTTCCTTTACAGAAGATAAAGAAAACTTCGGAAGGCTCAAAATCGATTTTTCATCCTGTGGGCTTGAAAGTAGGAAAGATCACAATCGCCAAACATGGATTGAGTGGGAACATATTGTACCTGCTCATAGTTTTGGAAATACCAGGGAATGTTGGACTAAAAAAAATTGTGAGGCCAATGGAAAACCAGTGCGCGGACGAAAATGTTGCAGGGCCACTGATCCCGAATTCAATCGAATGGAAGCGGATATGCACAATATAGTGCCCGTTCCCGGTGAAATCAATGCAGACCGTGGGATTTTTTCCTATGGGGAAATTGAAGGTGAAGAAAGAAATTACGGGTTATGTGATTTTGAAATCAATTTCAAAGGGCAAACGGCAGAACCCAAACCAAACATTCGGGGCGATATTGCTCGCACCTATTTTTATATGGAATGGAAATATGGAATTCCCGTTCCAGAAAATAGAAAAAAACTCTATGAGTCTTGGAACCAACTGGATCCGCCCGATACCTTTGAGATTCGAAAAAATGAAATCATCGAAAAAATCCAGAAAGTGAAAAATCCATTCATTGATTGA
- a CDS encoding glutathione S-transferase family protein: MSKPVLVSFKLCPYVQRSVINLLEKKVDYDIKYIDLANKPEWFLKISPFGKVPVLQVGEEVIFESAVINEYLDEVYPPALHPRDPIQKAKHRSWTEFASALLVDQYGWTMAKEKADSDKKREDLLSKFKILEAGLPSPTGNTLFFSGSQIHLVDTAFAPFFMRLQFLADHKPELYLLKDFPKIQKWSETLLSLTSVKNSVLPEVPKEYLEFIKAHHSWMGGIL; the protein is encoded by the coding sequence ATGAGTAAACCTGTTCTTGTAAGTTTCAAACTCTGTCCTTACGTGCAACGTTCCGTTATCAACCTTTTGGAAAAGAAAGTAGACTACGATATCAAATACATTGACCTCGCAAACAAACCTGAATGGTTTTTAAAAATCTCCCCTTTTGGAAAGGTGCCGGTTTTACAAGTGGGAGAGGAAGTTATTTTTGAATCGGCTGTCATTAATGAATATTTAGATGAAGTATATCCGCCCGCTCTCCACCCGAGAGATCCGATCCAAAAAGCAAAACATAGATCCTGGACTGAATTTGCAAGTGCTCTCCTTGTGGACCAATACGGATGGACAATGGCAAAAGAGAAAGCAGACTCTGATAAAAAAAGGGAAGACCTTCTTTCTAAGTTTAAAATTTTAGAAGCAGGCCTACCTTCTCCCACAGGAAATACCCTCTTCTTTTCTGGTTCGCAAATCCATTTGGTGGATACGGCCTTTGCCCCATTTTTTATGCGGTTACAATTTTTGGCAGACCACAAACCGGAACTTTATTTGCTAAAAGATTTTCCAAAAATTCAAAAATGGAGTGAAACTCTACTTTCCCTAACTTCCGTAAAGAATTCTGTTTTACCGGAAGTGCCGAAAGAATATCTTGAATTTATCAAAGCCCACCATTCCTGGATGGGAGGAATACTATAG
- the lysS gene encoding lysine--tRNA ligase: MKDSNELIEQRIQKINDLKTKGINPYPLRFFPNANSKSLIAGFDPSQTEKKSFKLGGRLHAKRVMGKASFAHLKDAEGLIQLYATRDDLGEENYSLFKSLDLGDWIGIEGWLFQTQKGETTLHLTSVQLLAKCIRPLPVVKEKDGVVYDAFSDVEQRYRMRYVDLVVNENVRETFKMRSRIISEIRKFLTNEGFLEVETPMMQPIAGGAAARPFVTHHNTLDMELFLRIAPELYLKRLIVGGMDRVFELNRNFRNEGISTKHNPEFTMMEAYMAFGDMETMLSLTERMIVSVAQSIGKGLKFAYGKDQIDLSPPWKRVKYIDIIKDYSGIDFSKINDLQDAISQAKAKGVDSSDSVSIWKVCDDVFSSLVEPHLIQPIFITDFPKELSPLAKSREDDPKYVERFEPYVAGREIGNAFTELNDPFDQRERFEEQVKQREAGDDEAFMMDDDYIRALEYGLPPTGGLGIGIDRLVMLLTDSHSIRDTILFPLMRPE; encoded by the coding sequence ATTAAAGATTCCAACGAACTGATAGAACAACGCATTCAAAAAATTAACGATTTAAAAACAAAGGGAATCAATCCTTACCCACTTCGTTTTTTTCCCAATGCTAATTCCAAATCTCTCATTGCCGGATTTGATCCGAGCCAAACAGAAAAAAAATCATTCAAACTGGGTGGTCGTTTGCATGCCAAACGAGTGATGGGGAAAGCAAGTTTTGCGCACCTCAAGGATGCAGAAGGTCTCATCCAATTGTATGCTACTCGTGATGATTTAGGAGAGGAAAACTACTCTTTATTTAAATCGCTCGATTTAGGAGATTGGATTGGAATTGAAGGATGGCTTTTCCAAACACAAAAAGGAGAAACCACACTCCACCTTACAAGCGTTCAGCTTCTCGCAAAATGTATCCGCCCACTTCCCGTGGTTAAAGAAAAAGACGGCGTTGTTTATGACGCGTTCTCCGATGTAGAACAAAGATATCGTATGCGTTATGTGGATTTGGTTGTGAACGAAAATGTAAGAGAAACATTTAAAATGCGTTCTCGTATCATTTCTGAAATTCGTAAATTTTTAACGAATGAAGGGTTTTTAGAAGTAGAAACTCCCATGATGCAACCCATTGCCGGTGGTGCTGCCGCTCGTCCTTTTGTTACCCACCACAACACACTCGATATGGAATTATTTTTACGAATTGCACCAGAGCTCTATTTAAAACGACTCATTGTGGGTGGAATGGACCGAGTTTTTGAACTCAATCGCAACTTTCGTAATGAAGGAATCTCTACAAAACACAATCCAGAATTTACCATGATGGAAGCCTATATGGCTTTTGGTGATATGGAAACTATGTTATCACTCACAGAAAGAATGATTGTTTCAGTAGCACAGTCCATAGGCAAAGGTTTAAAATTTGCTTACGGAAAAGACCAAATTGATTTATCACCTCCTTGGAAACGAGTCAAATACATTGATATCATTAAGGATTATTCAGGAATTGATTTTAGTAAAATCAATGACTTACAAGATGCAATTTCACAAGCAAAAGCCAAGGGTGTGGATTCTTCGGATTCCGTTTCCATTTGGAAAGTTTGTGATGATGTGTTTAGTTCCCTTGTGGAACCACACCTCATCCAACCCATCTTTATCACTGACTTCCCGAAAGAACTTTCCCCACTTGCCAAATCTCGAGAAGATGATCCCAAATATGTGGAACGTTTTGAACCTTACGTGGCAGGTAGAGAAATCGGCAATGCATTTACTGAGTTAAACGATCCTTTTGACCAAAGAGAAAGGTTTGAAGAACAAGTAAAACAAAGAGAAGCTGGGGATGACGAAGCCTTTATGATGGATGATGACTATATACGTGCATTAGAATATGGTCTCCCACCGACAGGTGGACTTGGAATTGGAATCGATAGGCTTGTGATGTTACTCACTGACTCACATTCCATTCGTGATACCATTTTATTCCCGCTGATGAGGCCAGAATAA
- a CDS encoding BolA/IbaG family iron-sulfur metabolism protein, with translation MTIPEIQKKIEEGLPGCKVEILDPYRDGVHIKAVVTYSGFAGKGLIEQHRLVYATLKDELKEEIHALALETRSE, from the coding sequence ATGACAATCCCAGAAATTCAAAAGAAAATTGAAGAAGGCCTTCCTGGCTGCAAAGTGGAAATTTTAGATCCCTATCGGGACGGAGTGCATATCAAAGCAGTTGTTACCTATTCCGGTTTCGCAGGTAAGGGTCTCATAGAACAACACCGTTTGGTCTATGCCACTTTAAAAGATGAATTAAAAGAAGAAATCCATGCATTAGCATTGGAAACTAGGAGCGAATAA
- a CDS encoding ABC transporter permease, producing the protein MWKQNFTALQTIIRREWIRIIRIWVQTLIPPVITMALYFLIFGELVGRQIGKIGDFTYIEFIVPGLIMMSVITNSYNNVVSSFFSSKFQKNIEELLVSPTSPYTIVLGYTFGGVVRGIFVGILVTLTSLFFTNLRFHNPFVILFTVLMTSILFSLGGFFNALFAKKFDDVTIIPTFILTPLTYLGGVFYSVKNLPEFWQTVSYCNPILYMVNLFRYGFIGISDVNLYFSFGFITLLSALLFYINVRLMKIGYGIRN; encoded by the coding sequence ATGTGGAAACAAAATTTCACTGCTTTGCAAACAATCATTAGAAGAGAATGGATCCGAATCATTCGAATTTGGGTCCAAACACTCATCCCGCCTGTGATTACCATGGCTTTGTATTTTTTAATTTTTGGAGAACTTGTTGGTCGCCAAATCGGAAAAATCGGTGATTTCACTTATATTGAGTTTATAGTTCCTGGCCTCATTATGATGAGTGTCATCACCAATTCTTATAACAATGTGGTTTCTTCTTTTTTCTCCAGTAAGTTCCAGAAAAATATTGAAGAACTCCTAGTTTCGCCAACTTCGCCCTATACCATTGTGCTCGGATATACTTTTGGTGGAGTGGTTCGTGGTATCTTTGTGGGAATTCTTGTCACGTTAACTTCCTTATTTTTTACCAATTTAAGGTTTCATAATCCGTTTGTGATTCTTTTTACGGTTTTAATGACTTCAATTTTATTTTCCCTAGGTGGCTTCTTTAATGCCCTCTTTGCTAAAAAATTTGATGACGTAACCATCATCCCTACCTTTATTTTAACTCCACTCACGTATCTTGGGGGAGTTTTTTATTCGGTGAAAAACCTACCTGAATTTTGGCAAACGGTCTCTTATTGTAACCCCATACTTTATATGGTCAATTTATTTCGATATGGATTTATTGGTATTTCCGATGTGAACCTATATTTCTCCTTTGGATTTATCACTCTTCTTTCTGCCCTACTTTTTTATATCAATGTGAGGTTAATGAAAATTGGTTATGGAATCAGAAATTAA
- a CDS encoding MAPEG family protein has translation MTIITICLLVSIGQIYLAKGIVAIAMAKEGKGYDNHHPRMQQAQLTGWGARANGAHQNGFEAFSIFSVAILFNLLLEVDFYWLEILAMSFVALRFLYIYLYIADLPKARSTIWTLAFLCTMIMYLLPILP, from the coding sequence ATGACAATCATCACAATTTGTTTACTTGTTTCAATCGGCCAAATTTATTTAGCAAAAGGAATTGTTGCCATCGCAATGGCAAAAGAAGGAAAGGGTTATGACAACCACCACCCAAGGATGCAACAAGCACAACTCACCGGTTGGGGAGCTCGTGCAAACGGTGCACATCAAAACGGGTTTGAGGCATTTTCCATTTTTTCTGTCGCTATTTTGTTTAACCTCCTTCTGGAAGTTGATTTTTATTGGTTAGAAATTCTTGCCATGAGTTTTGTGGCTTTGCGATTTTTATATATTTATCTTTACATTGCGGATTTACCCAAAGCTAGGTCCACCATTTGGACTTTAGCTTTTCTTTGTACAATGATCATGTATTTACTTCCGATTCTTCCTTGA
- a CDS encoding BolA family protein has translation MESEIKESRLSRMEKILIEKFSPKEIKLTDVSLEHAGHPGMTKDSKETHFRLFMVSPVFSGKSTVENHRLVYAELGAEFKKGLHALEMDLSSTKKGV, from the coding sequence ATGGAATCAGAAATTAAAGAATCGAGACTCAGTCGGATGGAAAAAATCCTAATCGAAAAATTTTCCCCAAAAGAAATAAAACTAACGGATGTTTCCCTAGAACATGCAGGGCATCCTGGCATGACAAAAGATTCTAAAGAAACTCATTTCCGTTTGTTTATGGTCTCTCCGGTTTTTTCTGGCAAATCGACTGTGGAAAACCACCGATTGGTCTACGCAGAACTTGGTGCAGAATTTAAAAAAGGTCTGCATGCCTTGGAAATGGATCTTTCTTCAACTAAAAAAGGTGTCTAA
- the serA gene encoding phosphoglycerate dehydrogenase codes for MVSYPKGKIKVLLLENIHKDAYELFHRDGFDVTLVKDAMEEAELIEKISDVHVLGIRSKTNVTMKALANAKKLMTIGCFCIGTNQVELEEAEKKGIPVFNAPYSNTRSVAELVIAEIIMLARKATDQSRDVHLGKWNKIAKGCFEVRGKTLGIIGYGHIGSQVSVLAESMGMKVIFFDIISKLPLGNASSVHSYEELLKQSDFITFHVPETEETKNLFRKEHLNLVKPGAYLLNLSRGKVLEIDALVEGLKSGKLAGAGVDVFPEEPKSNDDPFVSPLQGLPNVILTPHVGGSTEEAQKNIGSEVAEKLLKYVNNGSTTFSVNFPNIELGSLKSGYHRILNIHQNQPGFLRDINSIISDLGGNILTQNLSTSANIGYLSMEIDKNLGDELKDKIKAHKHSIRTRILY; via the coding sequence ATGGTATCTTATCCCAAAGGAAAAATAAAAGTCCTACTTCTGGAAAACATCCACAAGGATGCTTACGAACTTTTCCACCGCGACGGTTTTGACGTTACCCTCGTCAAAGATGCAATGGAAGAGGCGGAACTCATTGAGAAAATTTCCGATGTACATGTTTTGGGCATTCGTAGCAAAACAAATGTTACAATGAAAGCCCTAGCGAATGCTAAAAAATTAATGACTATCGGATGTTTCTGTATTGGAACCAACCAAGTGGAATTGGAAGAAGCCGAAAAAAAGGGCATTCCCGTTTTCAACGCTCCCTATAGCAACACCAGGTCTGTCGCAGAACTTGTCATAGCTGAAATCATCATGCTTGCACGTAAAGCAACCGATCAGTCGCGAGATGTTCACCTAGGCAAATGGAATAAAATTGCAAAAGGTTGTTTTGAAGTCCGAGGAAAAACATTAGGAATCATTGGTTACGGACATATTGGTTCACAAGTGTCTGTACTTGCTGAGTCAATGGGGATGAAGGTTATCTTTTTCGATATCATTTCTAAGCTTCCATTGGGGAACGCTTCCTCTGTCCACAGTTATGAAGAACTACTCAAACAATCTGATTTTATTACCTTCCATGTTCCTGAAACTGAAGAAACCAAAAATCTCTTTCGCAAAGAACACTTAAATCTAGTAAAACCTGGGGCTTACCTATTAAATCTTTCGCGTGGAAAGGTCTTAGAGATTGATGCTCTGGTTGAAGGTTTAAAGTCGGGAAAACTTGCCGGTGCTGGTGTGGATGTATTTCCGGAAGAACCAAAATCAAATGATGATCCTTTTGTAAGTCCATTACAAGGTTTACCAAATGTGATCCTTACACCGCATGTCGGAGGTTCTACGGAAGAAGCCCAAAAGAACATTGGATCCGAAGTGGCTGAAAAATTATTAAAATATGTGAATAATGGTTCCACTACTTTTTCTGTAAACTTTCCTAATATTGAATTAGGAAGTTTAAAATCGGGGTACCATAGAATTCTCAATATCCATCAAAACCAACCAGGTTTTTTAAGAGATATAAACTCCATCATATCCGATTTAGGTGGAAATATTTTAACGCAAAACCTTAGCACTTCAGCAAACATTGGTTACTTGAGTATGGAAATTGATAAAAATTTGGGTGATGAACTCAAAGATAAAATCAAAGCCCATAAACATTCAATCCGGACACGGATTCTCTATTAA
- a CDS encoding ABC transporter ATP-binding protein — MQKYAIELEGLEKTYANGVKALRSINLKVESGDFFALLGPNGAGKSTTIGILSSLINKTGGKVKIFGTDIDANPDLAKTFLGIVPQEFNFGIFEAVEQILINQAGFYGIPYKEAKGKVEYYLEKLSLIDKRKSAAGQLSGGMKRRLMIARALVHDPKLLILDEPTAGVDIEIRRSMWEFLKELNQAGKTIILTTHYLEEAESLCKNIAIIDKGEIVENTSMKKLLHRLDKETLIIDLKKSIKSKPISKKFTWEWLDDHTLEVQLDKKESVNQLFTELTKLKLDVLSLRNKSNRLEELFLSLTGKN; from the coding sequence ATGCAAAAATACGCCATCGAATTAGAAGGTTTAGAAAAAACTTATGCAAATGGAGTGAAAGCTCTTCGTTCCATAAATCTGAAAGTAGAATCAGGAGATTTTTTTGCCTTACTCGGGCCAAACGGTGCTGGAAAGTCCACCACCATTGGAATCTTAAGTTCTCTCATTAATAAAACAGGTGGGAAAGTCAAAATCTTCGGAACTGATATTGATGCAAATCCAGATCTTGCCAAAACTTTTTTAGGAATTGTTCCCCAAGAATTCAATTTCGGAATTTTTGAAGCCGTAGAACAAATCCTAATCAACCAAGCCGGGTTTTATGGAATCCCTTACAAGGAAGCCAAGGGAAAAGTAGAATACTATTTAGAAAAATTATCTCTTATCGACAAACGAAAGTCGGCTGCCGGCCAACTGAGTGGAGGAATGAAACGTAGGCTTATGATTGCCAGGGCTCTTGTTCACGACCCTAAACTTCTGATCTTGGATGAACCAACGGCCGGTGTGGATATAGAAATTCGTCGTTCTATGTGGGAATTTTTAAAAGAACTAAACCAAGCAGGTAAAACCATCATTCTTACCACACATTACCTAGAAGAAGCAGAATCTCTTTGTAAGAACATTGCCATCATAGATAAAGGAGAAATTGTAGAAAATACTTCAATGAAAAAACTCCTGCATCGATTGGATAAAGAGACTCTAATCATTGATTTAAAAAAATCGATCAAATCAAAACCGATTTCCAAAAAGTTCACCTGGGAATGGTTAGATGACCATACCTTAGAAGTACAATTGGATAAAAAAGAATCAGTAAACCAATTGTTTACAGAACTTACAAAACTTAAATTGGACGTATTAAGTCTTAGAAACAAATCAAATCGACTAGAAGAACTCTTTTTGTCTCTTACAGGAAAAAACTAA
- a CDS encoding glutathione S-transferase N-terminal domain-containing protein: MIRLYQYDTCPYCQRVIRTVESLGLVLNKDIEFVEASYGTPGRAEVVRLGGISQVPFLVDGEVQMYESADIIAYLRSKYS; this comes from the coding sequence ATGATCCGTCTCTACCAATATGATACTTGTCCCTACTGCCAAAGAGTGATTCGAACCGTCGAATCACTTGGTTTAGTTTTGAACAAGGATATAGAATTTGTAGAGGCGTCTTATGGAACACCCGGCCGGGCCGAAGTGGTTCGGTTAGGTGGTATTTCCCAAGTGCCTTTCCTTGTAGATGGTGAAGTGCAAATGTATGAATCAGCAGACATCATTGCCTATTTACGATCAAAATATTCTTAA
- the grxD gene encoding Grx4 family monothiol glutaredoxin codes for MEQELKDKIESLIKSENVFLFMKGTPEMPQCGFSAGVVSTLKQLGIPFGSFNVLSDMKIREGIKEYTNWPTIPQLYIKGEFVGGHDIAVQMAQSGELLKKVG; via the coding sequence ATGGAACAAGAGTTAAAGGATAAAATTGAATCCTTAATCAAATCAGAAAACGTCTTTCTATTTATGAAAGGAACACCAGAAATGCCGCAATGCGGGTTTTCAGCAGGAGTTGTCTCAACTCTCAAACAACTGGGAATTCCGTTTGGTTCTTTTAATGTTCTTTCTGATATGAAAATCAGAGAAGGTATTAAAGAATATACCAACTGGCCAACCATTCCTCAACTCTACATCAAAGGAGAGTTCGTGGGTGGTCATGACATCGCAGTCCAAATGGCTCAGTCAGGCGAACTTCTTAAAAAAGTAGGATAA
- a CDS encoding rhodanese-related sulfurtransferase, with product MKKFLFNRYDKETLKKRVEMDTRERRVISFYRYVNLEDPIQFRNQLYDAFEDLGILGRIYLAKEGINAQFSIPIENYEKLRSIVDSIPELNQIYFNDAVEDKKESFIKLAIKVRKKIVADGLDDSIFDPSDVGTHLTPLEFHEALSEPGVVVVDLRNNYESEVGHFENAILPDVGTFREELPLVEDLLKENKDKKILLYCTGGIRCEKASAYLKYKGFSKVHQLRGGIINYAKAVQDAGLPSKFKGKNFVFDDRLGERVTDDVLTVCYVCGKPSDRHTNCANLGCHVLLVQCEDCSKELLGCCSEECKNIILLPEETQKNLRKENIKNKKYPTHHLTRKLVGK from the coding sequence ATGAAAAAGTTTTTATTCAATCGTTATGACAAAGAAACCTTAAAAAAACGTGTGGAAATGGACACAAGGGAACGACGGGTCATTTCCTTTTACCGTTATGTGAATCTCGAAGACCCAATTCAATTTCGGAACCAACTGTATGATGCCTTTGAAGATTTAGGAATCCTTGGTAGAATTTATTTAGCAAAAGAAGGGATCAATGCACAATTTTCCATACCCATCGAAAATTATGAAAAACTCAGATCGATAGTTGATTCCATTCCCGAACTAAACCAGATTTATTTTAACGATGCTGTAGAAGATAAAAAAGAAAGTTTTATCAAACTAGCCATTAAGGTTCGCAAAAAAATCGTAGCTGATGGGCTCGATGATTCAATATTTGATCCTTCGGACGTAGGAACCCACCTAACACCGCTCGAGTTTCATGAAGCCCTTTCCGAACCTGGAGTGGTAGTTGTGGATTTACGAAATAATTATGAATCCGAAGTGGGCCATTTTGAAAATGCCATTTTGCCGGATGTTGGAACATTTAGAGAAGAACTCCCACTTGTGGAAGACCTCTTAAAGGAAAACAAAGATAAAAAAATTCTTCTCTATTGCACGGGAGGGATTCGTTGTGAAAAAGCTAGTGCCTACTTGAAATACAAAGGTTTCTCCAAGGTTCATCAATTGCGGGGCGGGATCATCAACTATGCAAAGGCAGTCCAAGATGCTGGTCTCCCTTCCAAATTCAAAGGTAAAAATTTTGTGTTTGATGACAGGTTAGGTGAAAGAGTGACTGATGATGTCCTCACTGTATGTTACGTATGTGGAAAACCCAGTGACCGCCATACTAACTGTGCCAATCTAGGATGTCATGTCCTACTTGTTCAATGTGAAGATTGTTCCAAAGAACTTCTTGGATGTTGTTCTGAGGAATGTAAAAATATCATCTTACTTCCTGAAGAAACACAAAAAAACCTAAGAAAAGAAAATATCAAAAACAAAAAGTATCCAACACACCACCTAACAAGAAAACTAGTAGGAAAATAA
- a CDS encoding hydroxyacylglutathione hydrolase family protein, with protein sequence MIEILPIFTNSPLRNYSYLVYSNRTGEAYCIDPFDPKQILNHAQKLGVKIKGILNTHEHGDHTQGNLELKEETKAIVYGHKDAKHKIPGMDQVLKEGDIVFSVEEESLAVWDTPGHTFSHLSFVRKNPNTILGIFSGDTLFNAGVGNCFRGGDPNVLYETISSRFETLPDSCLLYPGHDYWDNNLKFAEHVDPENDFRNLFKSSLKPFQISEMGTEKNLNPFFRRNTNSVKDRLTELKETYSNDRSVFLTLRKLRDHW encoded by the coding sequence ATGATAGAAATCCTTCCCATCTTTACAAACTCTCCACTCAGAAATTATAGTTACCTCGTTTATTCCAATCGGACTGGCGAGGCATATTGTATAGATCCCTTTGATCCAAAACAAATCCTTAACCATGCGCAAAAGTTAGGAGTGAAAATCAAAGGAATCCTCAATACACACGAACATGGTGATCATACCCAAGGCAATTTAGAACTAAAAGAAGAAACAAAAGCGATTGTCTACGGTCATAAAGATGCGAAACACAAAATCCCTGGGATGGACCAAGTTTTAAAGGAAGGGGATATTGTTTTTTCCGTGGAAGAAGAATCACTGGCTGTTTGGGATACACCTGGCCATACATTTTCCCACCTAAGTTTTGTTCGTAAAAATCCCAATACCATTCTTGGAATTTTTTCAGGTGATACATTATTTAATGCAGGTGTGGGAAATTGTTTTCGAGGAGGAGATCCGAACGTTTTATATGAGACCATAAGTTCTCGTTTTGAAACCCTACCCGATTCTTGTTTACTTTATCCTGGGCATGATTATTGGGATAACAATCTAAAGTTTGCAGAACATGTAGATCCAGAAAATGACTTTCGTAATCTATTCAAATCATCCCTAAAACCTTTTCAAATTTCTGAAATGGGAACAGAAAAAAATCTAAATCCCTTTTTTAGAAGGAATACAAACTCAGTCAAAGACCGACTAACGGAGCTAAAGGAAACATACTCCAATGATCGTTCTGTATTTTTGACACTTCGAAAACTAAGGGATCACTGGTAA